Genomic window (Candidatus Scalindua japonica):
GTGGTGCTTTACCGATGCAATGCCTATACTCACGGTTACTGTTGTTGAATGTTTGCCATCGCTATATCGTTTTTTCTCACATGTAGTACGGATTTTCTCAGCTACTTTCTTTGCTCCGGCAACACCGGTATTCGGGAGAAGCAACATAAATTCCTCCCCGCCATACCGAATGGCAATATCCGTTTTTCTTTCATCTTGTTCCAGACAGGATGAAAATTCACGCAATACCAAATCACCAAAGTTGTGCCCAAAAGTATCATTCACCTCTTTGAAATAATCCAAATCTATAAGAAGACAAGACAAGTCGTTTTGGTATCTCATCACACGGGAAAACTCCTTGTCTAGAATATCCACCATATAGTGTCGATTGAACAAACCAGTCAGTTTGTCATGGATTGCCTGTTTTTCTAAATTGTCACGTACCGACAAAAGCTCTTCGTTAAGTTCAACAATACGCTTTCCCGCTTTCAGGCGAACTCTGAGTTCATTGTGATTGAACGGCTTGGTAATATAGTCGTCTGCTCCTGCCTCCATTCCTTCGATTAAATCATCACGATTATCCTTCGATGTAAGCAACATGACAAAAACGTATGGCTCTCTGGCCTGTTCTCTGACCTTTCGGCATATTTCTATTCCATCCATACCCGGCATCATCCAATCGAGTATCAGAAGGTTTGGTGAATCTTCGGATTGAATAATATTCCAGGCCTCAAGACCATCTTTACACGAAACAACTTCAAAACCGATCTGCTCCAATAGATTTTCCAATCTGAGTCGTGATATATTTTCGTCTTCCGCAATTAAAATTCTCATTCAATACATTCCTTCAATTCATTTGCCAGACAT
Coding sequences:
- a CDS encoding HD domain-containing protein — encoded protein: MRILIAEDENISRLRLENLLEQIGFEVVSCKDGLEAWNIIQSEDSPNLLILDWMMPGMDGIEICRKVREQAREPYVFVMLLTSKDNRDDLIEGMEAGADDYITKPFNHNELRVRLKAGKRIVELNEELLSVRDNLEKQAIHDKLTGLFNRHYMVDILDKEFSRVMRYQNDLSCLLIDLDYFKEVNDTFGHNFGDLVLREFSSCLEQDERKTDIAIRYGGEEFMLLLPNTGVAGAKKVAEKIRTTCEKKRYSDGKHSTTVTVSIGIASVKHHRLHESKELLGLADKALYRSKAEGRNRVTVYMKQSSGISDGNRIRENKKLEYLKENLSLILEKTKKSSIESLELLTRDIGGDEHKQHNHDVKRYIMLIGERLSLPPAFIETFKRAANFHDNFKVLMKKTFNAKDKLLHKEERTELEDHPYMLSELIELFDFFANEKSILQYHHENFDGTGYPDGLKDCEIPLGARIFAMADAIVAMLSGRRYKNKLSPEEMVVELADKAGSQFDPMLVSLFFNIIETQNLFSVSEDVLEKAHEKIREARLK